Proteins encoded together in one Synergistota bacterium window:
- a CDS encoding flagellar FlbD family protein: protein MVKLTRLNGKEFVINADLIETIEATPDTVITLVNEHKYIVKEPVDEVIRKVIEYKRSLGRLFVV, encoded by the coding sequence TTGGTAAAGTTAACTAGACTTAACGGGAAAGAGTTTGTAATAAACGCTGATCTTATAGAGACGATAGAAGCTACGCCAGATACTGTTATCACTTTAGTAAATGAGCATAAATATATAGTTAAGGAGCCAGTAGATGAGGTAATAAGGAAAGTGATAGAGTATAAGCGATCCTTGGGTAGACTTTTTGTGGTATAA
- a CDS encoding motility protein A → MDLATAAGIFMAWALVIGAIILGGDVGAFIDVPSFLITFGGSLSVTVASSPLSRIRLIPQLLRNAFFSKAQNMIDILNLMIRFAERARREGLLALEDEASALEDPFIKKGIQLVVDGTDPELVKNILDAEISFLEERHKSNRSMFEVWGEMAPAFGMLGTLIGLIQMLGHLDDPNALGPGMAVALITTFYGSIIANAFALPIAKKLAVRTEEEVLLREMVVEGVLAIQAGENPRIVEEKLKVYLPPAMRLIYEGSKKKAEEEAA, encoded by the coding sequence ATGGATTTAGCGACTGCAGCAGGTATATTTATGGCATGGGCTTTAGTTATAGGAGCGATAATATTGGGAGGAGATGTGGGTGCGTTTATAGACGTCCCTTCTTTCTTGATTACCTTTGGTGGGAGCTTATCTGTTACTGTGGCAAGTAGTCCGCTTTCTAGAATAAGGCTTATACCGCAGCTTTTAAGGAACGCCTTTTTTAGTAAGGCTCAGAATATGATAGATATTTTAAACCTTATGATAAGGTTTGCGGAAAGGGCAAGAAGGGAAGGGTTGCTTGCCTTGGAGGATGAGGCTTCTGCTTTAGAGGATCCCTTTATAAAGAAAGGAATTCAACTTGTGGTTGACGGAACCGATCCTGAGCTTGTTAAAAATATACTTGATGCGGAGATATCCTTCCTTGAAGAGAGACATAAGTCTAACAGATCTATGTTTGAAGTGTGGGGTGAAATGGCTCCTGCTTTTGGGATGCTTGGTACGTTAATAGGACTTATTCAGATGTTAGGTCACCTTGATGATCCTAATGCCTTAGGTCCTGGTATGGCTGTCGCTCTTATAACTACTTTCTATGGTTCCATAATTGCTAATGCTTTTGCTCTTCCTATAGCTAAAAAGCTTGCTGTGAGGACAGAAGAAGAGGTTCTTCTTCGTGAGATGGTGGTTGAGGGAGTTTTGGCAATTCAGGCTGGTGAGAACCCGAGGATAGTGGAAGAGAAGCTTAAGGTTTACTTGCCTCCTGCAATGAGATTAATATATGAAGGCTCTAAGAAGAAGGCTGAAGAGGAGGCCGCCTAG
- a CDS encoding flagellar motor protein MotB has product MAKERRKKEEGAKAPGWLTTYGDMVTLLLTFFVFLFSFSTIDVMQFQKMIFSFKGALGVLTGGKTFDVERIIGMGFTGMDAGMLRQQTPYLKEVMKQVERLVERENLGGELKLRFTREGLVITLTESILFDPGSATLKPNAVPVLLELSKILSNISNDLRVEGHTDNTPIKTPIYPSNWELSAARAASVGRFIIDRGGIDPRRVSIAGYGQYKPIVPNDTPEHKALNRRVDIVILSTKTLVPF; this is encoded by the coding sequence ATGGCAAAGGAAAGAAGGAAGAAGGAGGAGGGCGCTAAGGCGCCTGGATGGCTTACAACATATGGTGATATGGTTACCCTTCTTCTAACCTTTTTCGTCTTTTTGTTTTCCTTTTCAACCATAGATGTTATGCAGTTTCAGAAAATGATATTTTCTTTTAAGGGAGCGTTAGGGGTTCTCACAGGTGGGAAGACCTTTGATGTAGAAAGGATAATAGGGATGGGCTTTACAGGGATGGATGCGGGTATGTTAAGGCAGCAAACGCCATATTTGAAGGAAGTGATGAAACAGGTTGAACGATTGGTTGAAAGGGAGAATTTAGGAGGAGAATTAAAGTTAAGATTTACAAGGGAAGGTCTTGTAATAACTTTAACTGAAAGTATACTTTTTGATCCGGGAAGCGCGACCTTAAAACCCAATGCTGTTCCCGTTTTGCTTGAGCTTTCTAAGATACTATCAAATATCTCAAACGATCTTAGAGTTGAAGGGCATACGGATAATACGCCTATTAAAACTCCTATCTATCCTTCGAACTGGGAGCTTTCTGCTGCTAGGGCTGCCTCTGTTGGAAGATTTATAATAGATAGAGGAGGAATAGATCCTCGTAGGGTTTCTATAGCTGGGTATGGACAATATAAACCGATAGTACCTAATGATACTCCTGAGCACAAAGCCCTTAATAGAAGGGTAGATATAGTAATTTTATCGACGAAAACCCTTGTTCCTTTTTAG
- a CDS encoding flagellar basal body-associated FliL family protein — MKFNLKLPIDIKTIVIVFLAVIISAGVSFFVAQRLIMSKLNAGRETRVVESGPIMDLGEFTINLADKDEVRYARFKISLEVNSSKAVAELSKSDWNVRLRDTIIITVRDKKASDLSTSAGLLSLASEIRTNLNKIVPPDKAKILRVYFTEFVVQ, encoded by the coding sequence TTGAAGTTTAACTTGAAATTGCCGATAGATATAAAAACGATTGTGATAGTATTTCTTGCAGTTATTATATCAGCTGGGGTTTCCTTTTTTGTCGCTCAAAGGCTTATAATGAGCAAGTTAAATGCCGGAAGGGAAACTCGAGTTGTGGAAAGCGGTCCTATAATGGATCTGGGGGAGTTTACCATTAATCTTGCTGACAAGGATGAGGTCCGCTATGCTAGGTTTAAGATCTCCTTGGAAGTTAATAGCTCTAAGGCGGTTGCGGAGCTATCTAAGAGCGACTGGAATGTTAGGCTTAGAGATACTATAATAATAACGGTTAGGGATAAGAAAGCATCTGATCTATCTACATCAGCCGGTTTACTTTCCTTAGCGTCAGAGATAAGGACTAACTTAAACAAGATCGTACCGCCTGATAAGGCTAAGATACTGAGGGTTTACTTTACCGAGTTTGTGGTTCAGTAA
- the fliM gene encoding flagellar motor switch protein FliM: MPDVLSQDEIDALLEALSSGSIDIESIKKEEKRKIKLYDFRRPDKFSKDQIRGLQMIHESFARLLTTNLSARVRSVVQMRVVSVDQVTYEEFTRSLFNPTVLILFSLEPLEGTSILEINPSLIFAVIDRLLGGKGEPLKRPRELTDIEITVVKRLIDDFLFALQEAWGHVVELKLRFEGLENNPQFVQIAPPNDMTAVVTIDTKIGDVEGMMNICFPYFTLESIVSKLSAQYWFSAIRKETPPEMVENLKRRLERVKIPIKVELGSSSITVKELLDLEIGDVILLDERVDSLVTLKVGEKEKFKGRVGTVGKKLAVRIEGFVKEEEEF; the protein is encoded by the coding sequence ATGCCTGATGTTTTATCACAGGATGAAATAGATGCGCTTCTTGAGGCATTAAGTTCAGGAAGCATAGATATCGAATCTATTAAAAAAGAGGAAAAGAGAAAGATAAAGCTATACGATTTTAGAAGACCTGATAAGTTTTCTAAGGATCAGATAAGAGGTCTTCAAATGATACATGAAAGCTTTGCTCGACTTTTAACTACTAACCTATCAGCTAGGGTAAGATCGGTTGTTCAGATGAGAGTGGTTTCCGTTGATCAGGTAACTTACGAGGAGTTCACAAGATCTCTCTTTAATCCTACAGTTTTAATTCTTTTTTCTCTTGAGCCGCTTGAGGGAACGTCAATACTTGAGATAAATCCTTCGCTTATATTCGCAGTTATAGATAGATTGCTTGGAGGTAAGGGAGAACCTTTAAAGAGACCGAGGGAGCTTACAGATATAGAAATAACTGTTGTTAAAAGGCTTATAGATGATTTTCTTTTCGCTCTCCAAGAGGCATGGGGACATGTGGTTGAGCTTAAGCTTAGGTTTGAAGGGCTTGAAAATAATCCTCAGTTTGTTCAGATAGCTCCTCCCAATGACATGACGGCAGTTGTAACTATAGATACGAAAATTGGCGACGTGGAAGGCATGATGAACATATGTTTTCCTTATTTCACGCTTGAGTCGATAGTTTCTAAACTGAGTGCTCAGTACTGGTTTTCTGCTATAAGAAAAGAGACCCCTCCTGAGATGGTTGAAAACCTTAAAAGAAGGTTGGAGAGGGTAAAGATTCCTATTAAAGTTGAGTTAGGTAGCTCTTCAATAACCGTTAAAGAGCTACTTGATTTGGAAATAGGAGATGTTATACTTTTGGATGAAAGGGTGGATTCCCTTGTAACCTTGAAGGTTGGAGAAAAGGAGAAGTTTAAGGGAAGGGTTGGAACGGTTGGGAAAAAGCTTGCTGTTAGAATAGAGGGCTTTGTTAAGGAAGAGGAGGAGTTTTAG
- the fliY gene encoding flagellar motor switch phosphatase FliY gives MNEGLLTQEEIDALLRAQAGKKKEAGVSVLSPEEIDALREMGNIIMGSASTVLSMLVGRPVEISVKDIKGLKIRDIYDLKRGSYLLLKVNFTEGLMGESAIILGEKGALYIADFMMGGDGSSLPGEMNELYQSAVNEALSQMMGSMTTTLSTLLGGKYVILPPTSEKVNFDSKPALISGLSNDDAVVYVSYNFKVGDIVEDEMVQLFPVSMAKDMVSRLLSAAGESVEEPVSRPQPQPAKGRVEAQKPPSVIPEAPAKPKAPPVEAKPVQFAPLQAQAPTAVPPKNIDLILDIPLKVTVELGKTEMYIRDILNLGPGSIIELDKLAGEPVEVLVNGKPVARGEVVVIDENFGVRITDIISPRERLEKLT, from the coding sequence ATGAATGAGGGTCTTCTTACTCAAGAGGAAATAGATGCCCTTTTGAGGGCTCAGGCAGGTAAGAAAAAGGAAGCGGGGGTCTCCGTTCTAAGCCCTGAAGAGATAGATGCTCTCAGGGAGATGGGTAATATCATCATGGGGTCTGCTTCTACCGTCTTATCTATGCTTGTCGGTAGACCTGTCGAAATCTCAGTTAAGGATATTAAAGGACTTAAGATTAGGGATATATATGATCTTAAGAGGGGTAGTTATTTGCTTCTTAAGGTTAATTTTACTGAGGGTTTGATGGGAGAATCTGCAATTATATTAGGTGAGAAGGGAGCTTTGTATATAGCGGATTTTATGATGGGTGGGGATGGTTCAAGCTTGCCTGGCGAGATGAACGAGCTTTATCAGAGCGCTGTTAATGAGGCTTTAAGTCAGATGATGGGATCTATGACAACCACGCTCTCTACTCTTTTAGGGGGTAAATATGTTATACTTCCTCCGACTTCAGAGAAGGTTAATTTCGATAGCAAACCCGCTCTCATATCTGGATTGAGTAATGATGATGCTGTAGTTTATGTGTCCTATAATTTTAAGGTTGGCGATATTGTTGAGGATGAGATGGTTCAGCTTTTCCCGGTTTCGATGGCTAAAGATATGGTTTCCAGGCTTCTTTCCGCTGCTGGTGAAAGTGTGGAAGAACCGGTTTCTCGTCCCCAGCCTCAGCCTGCTAAGGGACGTGTGGAGGCTCAGAAGCCACCTTCTGTTATTCCTGAAGCACCTGCAAAACCGAAGGCTCCACCTGTAGAGGCCAAACCGGTTCAGTTTGCTCCGCTTCAGGCTCAGGCTCCTACAGCTGTCCCACCTAAGAATATAGATCTGATTCTTGATATTCCGCTTAAGGTTACTGTGGAGCTTGGTAAAACTGAGATGTATATAAGGGATATATTGAACTTGGGACCTGGATCTATAATAGAGCTTGACAAGTTAGCCGGTGAGCCGGTTGAAGTGCTTGTAAATGGTAAGCCCGTGGCTCGTGGAGAAGTTGTTGTGATAGATGAAAACTTTGGTGTTAGGATAACAGATATAATCTCTCCTAGAGAGAGGTTAGAAAAGCTAACATAG
- a CDS encoding response regulator: MGARVLIVDDAAFMRMMLRDILTKNGYEVAGEAENGVQAVERYREIKPDLVTMDITMPEMDGITAVREIRKFDPHARIVMVSAMGQQAMVIEAIQAGALDFVVKPFQPDRVIEAVKKALSR, encoded by the coding sequence ATGGGTGCTCGCGTTTTGATAGTGGATGATGCGGCTTTTATGAGGATGATGTTAAGGGATATATTAACTAAGAACGGTTATGAGGTTGCGGGTGAGGCAGAGAACGGAGTGCAGGCTGTTGAGAGATATAGGGAAATAAAACCTGATTTAGTTACAATGGATATAACCATGCCAGAGATGGATGGAATAACTGCGGTTAGGGAGATAAGAAAATTTGATCCTCATGCAAGGATAGTTATGGTTAGCGCTATGGGGCAACAGGCGATGGTTATAGAGGCTATTCAAGCAGGTGCTTTGGATTTCGTTGTTAAGCCCTTTCAACCTGACAGGGTTATAGAAGCGGTTAAGAAAGCGTTAAGTAGGTGA
- the fliO gene encoding flagellar biosynthetic protein FliO codes for MFFHFSSVAFALDDVTSPLKLPTFGELAVKSLVALVIVGGLIFLFAWYIRGYVLKSSVSEFIKVVDRVYIDNRRFLCLVKVSDKYFLLGVGDGGINLIAELEKVSSVGGEEVVLKSSFRKHLERFLGKKE; via the coding sequence ATGTTTTTTCATTTTTCCTCAGTTGCTTTTGCGTTAGATGATGTTACCTCTCCTTTGAAGCTTCCCACATTTGGGGAGCTTGCAGTTAAGTCTTTAGTTGCTTTAGTGATTGTAGGTGGTTTAATTTTTTTGTTTGCTTGGTATATAAGGGGATATGTTTTAAAAAGCAGCGTGAGTGAGTTTATAAAGGTCGTTGATAGAGTTTACATAGATAACCGGCGGTTTTTATGCTTAGTTAAGGTAAGTGATAAGTATTTTTTGCTTGGGGTGGGTGATGGAGGTATAAATTTGATAGCGGAGCTTGAAAAGGTTTCTTCCGTTGGAGGGGAGGAAGTTGTTCTTAAGTCTTCTTTTAGGAAACATCTTGAGAGGTTTTTGGGCAAGAAAGAGTAG
- the fliP gene encoding flagellar type III secretion system pore protein FliP (The bacterial flagellar biogenesis protein FliP forms a type III secretion system (T3SS)-type pore required for flagellar assembly.) encodes MEVVVWAQPPPVPVPRINLGFEPARGPEDVALSLQILFILTVLSLAPAIILMVTSFTRIIVVLSFIRNALATQQLPPTQVLVGLALFLTLFVMMPVWSDINANALQPYLRGEIPAQQALEKAVIPLREFMFRQTREKDIALMVRLAKMERPKNRNEVPTHILIPAFMLSELKTSFEMGVLIYVPFIIIDMVVASVLMSMGMIMLPPMMISLPFKILLFVLVDGWDLVVGSLVASFK; translated from the coding sequence TTGGAGGTAGTAGTTTGGGCACAACCCCCTCCTGTTCCGGTGCCAAGGATAAATTTAGGATTTGAGCCCGCAAGAGGTCCTGAGGATGTAGCCTTAAGTTTGCAGATACTCTTTATTTTAACGGTTCTATCTCTTGCTCCAGCTATAATTCTTATGGTTACATCTTTTACCAGGATAATTGTGGTGCTCTCCTTCATAAGGAATGCCCTCGCTACTCAGCAACTTCCCCCAACGCAGGTCCTCGTTGGGCTTGCTCTCTTTTTAACTTTATTTGTGATGATGCCTGTTTGGAGCGATATTAACGCTAATGCTCTTCAGCCCTATTTAAGGGGAGAAATCCCTGCTCAGCAGGCCCTAGAAAAAGCAGTTATCCCTCTCAGGGAGTTTATGTTCAGGCAAACTAGAGAGAAGGATATAGCCTTAATGGTTAGGCTTGCTAAGATGGAGAGACCCAAAAATAGAAATGAGGTCCCTACGCACATTTTAATTCCTGCCTTTATGTTAAGTGAGCTTAAAACATCTTTTGAAATGGGGGTTTTAATATACGTTCCCTTCATCATAATTGATATGGTTGTAGCAAGCGTTTTAATGTCCATGGGTATGATAATGCTTCCACCTATGATGATATCGCTTCCCTTTAAGATACTTCTTTTTGTTCTTGTTGATGGCTGGGACCTTGTGGTGGGTTCTCTTGTTGCAAGCTTTAAGTAA
- the fliQ gene encoding flagellar biosynthesis protein FliQ: protein MTDALAIEIVRKALFTALLVSAPMLGVALIIGVIVSVIQTATSIQEQTITFIPKIVAVLFSIIYFGPWMFRLIMDFTIALWSSFPDIIR, encoded by the coding sequence TTGACGGATGCCTTAGCTATAGAGATAGTTAGAAAAGCGTTATTTACCGCTTTACTTGTGTCTGCTCCAATGTTAGGAGTTGCTCTAATAATTGGGGTGATTGTTAGCGTTATTCAGACTGCTACTTCAATTCAAGAGCAAACCATTACCTTTATTCCGAAGATAGTGGCTGTTCTCTTTAGCATAATATACTTTGGTCCATGGATGTTTCGTTTGATTATGGATTTCACGATAGCCCTTTGGAGCTCCTTTCCAGATATAATAAGGTGA
- the fliR gene encoding flagellar biosynthetic protein FliR, with translation MFIDNLLKSFDAFLLILLRITTFLIFAPVFNSRIFPMMARLGLAFFLALIYFYSVGLSLNFPSVSAWDFVFYALREFLIGLVMGFYVSLIFSAFQLAGTIYGYQMGFGIISILDPEAMESVSLTGQLKYLLAILLFFATDCHHGLLLALFNSFRLIPIGAMSFKGALVKELFSVLSGSFLIALQIALPIMAILLIIDIGLGIIGRTIPQLNVFIIGFPLKIAIAFLTLMFILPGLKVVMEGILSGLSQGVEKVLFYLR, from the coding sequence ATGTTTATTGATAATCTTTTAAAAAGCTTTGATGCTTTTCTCCTTATCTTACTTAGGATAACAACATTTTTGATCTTTGCTCCCGTTTTTAATAGCAGGATATTTCCTATGATGGCGAGATTGGGATTAGCTTTTTTCCTTGCTTTGATTTACTTTTATTCGGTTGGGCTTTCTTTAAATTTTCCATCTGTTTCTGCATGGGACTTTGTTTTTTATGCTTTAAGGGAGTTTTTAATCGGTCTTGTTATGGGCTTTTACGTTTCTCTTATATTTTCTGCCTTTCAGCTTGCTGGGACCATATACGGATATCAGATGGGCTTCGGCATTATCTCTATATTAGATCCTGAGGCTATGGAAAGCGTTAGCTTGACCGGTCAGCTTAAATATTTGTTAGCCATTCTCCTGTTTTTTGCCACCGATTGCCATCATGGTCTGCTTTTAGCTTTATTTAACAGCTTTAGGCTAATTCCCATAGGAGCGATGAGTTTTAAAGGAGCGCTGGTTAAGGAGCTCTTTTCTGTGTTAAGCGGGAGCTTTTTGATAGCTCTTCAGATAGCTTTACCTATTATGGCTATACTTCTAATAATAGATATAGGTTTAGGAATTATAGGTAGAACCATTCCTCAGCTTAATGTCTTTATAATAGGCTTTCCACTGAAGATAGCCATTGCCTTTTTAACTTTAATGTTTATATTGCCAGGGTTGAAAGTGGTGATGGAGGGAATATTAAGTGGGCTTTCCCAGGGAGTTGAAAAGGTGCTATTTTATCTCAGGTAG
- the flhB gene encoding flagellar biosynthesis protein FlhB encodes MGFPRELKRCYFISGRFDLQLFAEEKTEPATPRRRRRVREEGQVARSAELNAFVIISVGLLSLLLFEELLREDIFSMTRYIFSNLHLTRLSGINLDNAIRGQSEILRFFLKIISPFFLFSLVGAIAVNIFQVGFHLTFKPLAFNLNRLNPVVGLGRIFSLRSLVELIKGSVKAILVGYLLYRFIKADYPAYLDSLLVPFPNNLIMISKLIFFTLLKVLPLLLILAIIDYTYQKWEFERSIRMSKYEIKEEYKQVEGDPRVRAKIREKQRELARRRMMQEVPKAQVVITNPVMVAVALRYDPEIMNAPIVVAKGERLIAERIKRIAEEHGIPIVEDKALAWTLYKTVDVGDEIPPELYKAVAEVLAFVYRLGKEVA; translated from the coding sequence GTGGGCTTTCCCAGGGAGTTGAAAAGGTGCTATTTTATCTCAGGTAGATTTGATCTCCAACTGTTCGCAGAGGAAAAGACCGAACCTGCTACTCCTCGAAGGAGAAGAAGAGTAAGAGAGGAAGGGCAGGTTGCTCGGAGTGCAGAGCTTAATGCTTTTGTCATAATAAGCGTTGGTCTGCTATCTCTTCTTTTGTTTGAGGAGCTCTTAAGGGAGGACATTTTTTCTATGACGCGTTATATATTCTCGAACCTTCACTTGACTAGGTTGAGCGGTATTAACTTAGATAATGCAATTAGGGGTCAATCTGAGATACTTAGGTTTTTCTTGAAGATAATCTCTCCCTTTTTCCTTTTTTCTTTGGTTGGGGCGATAGCTGTTAATATATTTCAGGTTGGGTTTCACCTAACCTTTAAGCCTCTTGCCTTTAACTTGAATAGGTTAAATCCCGTTGTGGGATTAGGTAGGATCTTCTCCTTGAGGTCTTTAGTGGAGCTGATTAAGGGGAGCGTAAAGGCTATTTTGGTTGGATATTTGCTTTATAGATTTATAAAAGCTGATTACCCAGCTTATTTAGACTCCTTACTTGTTCCGTTTCCTAACAATCTTATAATGATTAGCAAGCTTATATTTTTCACATTGCTTAAGGTGTTGCCTCTTCTTTTAATATTAGCAATAATAGATTATACTTATCAGAAGTGGGAGTTTGAAAGAAGCATTCGCATGAGTAAATACGAGATAAAAGAGGAGTATAAGCAGGTTGAAGGAGATCCGAGAGTAAGGGCTAAGATAAGGGAAAAACAGAGAGAGCTTGCGAGAAGAAGAATGATGCAAGAGGTTCCAAAGGCTCAGGTAGTTATAACAAACCCTGTTATGGTTGCCGTAGCCCTACGTTATGATCCAGAAATAATGAATGCTCCGATAGTTGTGGCTAAGGGGGAAAGGCTCATAGCTGAAAGGATAAAGAGGATAGCTGAAGAGCATGGTATTCCCATCGTTGAGGATAAGGCTTTGGCCTGGACCCTCTATAAGACTGTTGATGTGGGAGATGAAATTCCTCCAGAGCTATACAAGGCTGTTGCTGAAGTTCTTGCCTTTGTTTACAGGTTGGGGAAGGAGGTTGCTTAA
- the flhA gene encoding flagellar biosynthesis protein FlhA, translating into MAEARGTTSYPWLKHSDVLVAIALVMAVILMIIPVPTTLLDFLLAFNITFAILILLATFYIKRPLEFSVFPSLLLFTTLFRLGLNVSTTRWILLQGYAGRIILAFGQFVVGGNYIVGAVIFLILFIIQFIVITRGAERVAEVAARFTLDAMPGKQMSIDADLNAGLIDEKEARRRREEIQREADFYGAMDGASKFVKGDAIAGVFITLVNIIGGLIIGVLQRGLPLGEALQTYTLLTVGDGLVAQIPALVISTATAVIVSRAAAEHDLGVELLRQITYHPRPLIIGASILALFGAIPGLPTLPFWVLALIVGSMAYVMRRAARMEKIKKIEEEKRKEEEEVRKPESVLSLLQVDPMEIEIGYSLIPLVDPKQGGDLLDRITMIRRQIALELGLVVPPIRIRDNMQLKPNEYVIKIRGVEVGRGELIVDYYLAMNPGTAKERIEGIETKEPAFGLPALWISPEQRERAEWLGYTVVDPPAVLATHLTEIIKRHAAELLTRQEVQNLIDLVKGQHPALIEELNRAMSLGDIQKVLQGLLRERVPIRDLVTIFETLADYGRLIKDIDYLIEYVRQALSRQISKMYQTSEGFIPVVTLSPELEEQIRGSIQKTETGVSLTMDPRRVRGIVEKIAVEVEKLASLGYHPVLICHPSVRPYLRKILEGVLPQVAVISYNEVAPGVEVRSMGMVSS; encoded by the coding sequence ATGGCTGAGGCGAGGGGGACTACAAGCTATCCTTGGTTAAAGCATAGCGACGTATTGGTAGCTATAGCTTTAGTTATGGCTGTAATATTGATGATAATTCCTGTTCCTACCACTTTGCTTGACTTCTTACTTGCCTTTAATATTACCTTCGCTATATTGATTCTCCTTGCAACCTTTTATATAAAGCGTCCTCTTGAGTTCTCTGTTTTTCCGTCGCTTTTGCTATTCACTACGCTTTTTAGATTAGGTTTAAACGTTTCTACGACTCGCTGGATTCTCCTTCAAGGCTATGCGGGAAGAATCATATTAGCCTTTGGCCAGTTTGTTGTTGGGGGTAACTATATAGTTGGTGCTGTTATATTTCTCATCCTTTTCATTATTCAATTCATCGTGATAACTCGTGGTGCAGAGAGGGTTGCGGAAGTTGCGGCACGCTTTACCTTGGATGCTATGCCAGGTAAACAGATGAGTATCGATGCGGACTTAAACGCAGGCTTGATAGATGAGAAGGAGGCACGAAGAAGAAGGGAGGAGATACAGAGGGAGGCCGACTTTTACGGTGCCATGGATGGAGCAAGCAAGTTTGTTAAGGGTGATGCTATAGCTGGTGTATTCATAACGTTGGTAAACATAATAGGAGGGCTTATAATAGGTGTTCTTCAGAGGGGGCTTCCCTTAGGTGAGGCCCTTCAAACTTATACTCTTTTAACCGTTGGTGATGGCCTTGTGGCTCAAATACCTGCTCTTGTTATATCTACTGCAACTGCTGTTATAGTAAGCAGAGCTGCTGCTGAGCATGATCTTGGGGTTGAGCTTTTAAGACAGATAACTTATCATCCTCGTCCTTTAATAATAGGAGCTTCAATATTAGCTCTTTTTGGAGCTATTCCTGGGCTTCCTACGCTTCCCTTTTGGGTCCTTGCGCTTATAGTTGGTAGCATGGCTTATGTAATGAGAAGGGCGGCTAGAATGGAAAAGATAAAAAAGATAGAAGAGGAGAAAAGAAAAGAGGAGGAAGAAGTGAGAAAACCAGAGAGCGTGCTTTCCCTTCTCCAGGTTGATCCTATGGAAATAGAGATCGGTTATTCTCTTATTCCTCTGGTTGATCCTAAGCAGGGTGGGGATCTATTAGATAGGATAACTATGATAAGAAGGCAAATAGCTCTTGAGCTTGGGCTTGTCGTTCCACCCATAAGGATAAGAGATAATATGCAGCTTAAGCCCAATGAGTATGTAATAAAAATAAGAGGGGTTGAGGTGGGAAGAGGGGAGCTTATAGTAGATTACTACTTAGCGATGAATCCTGGAACGGCTAAAGAGAGGATAGAAGGGATAGAGACGAAGGAACCAGCCTTTGGTTTGCCAGCTTTGTGGATATCTCCTGAGCAAAGGGAAAGAGCTGAATGGCTTGGCTATACTGTGGTTGATCCACCTGCTGTTTTAGCCACTCATCTTACTGAGATAATTAAAAGACATGCCGCTGAGCTTTTAACTCGTCAGGAAGTACAAAACTTAATAGACCTTGTAAAGGGACAGCATCCAGCCCTAATAGAGGAGTTAAATAGAGCTATGAGCTTAGGAGATATTCAAAAGGTCTTACAAGGGCTTTTGAGAGAGAGGGTTCCCATTAGAGATCTTGTAACCATATTTGAAACTCTTGCTGATTATGGTAGACTTATAAAAGATATCGACTATTTGATAGAATATGTTAGACAAGCTCTCTCGCGGCAAATATCTAAGATGTATCAGACTTCAGAGGGTTTTATTCCTGTAGTTACGCTTAGCCCAGAGCTTGAGGAGCAGATAAGAGGATCTATACAGAAGACGGAAACAGGCGTTAGTCTAACAATGGATCCGAGGAGAGTTAGGGGGATAGTGGAGAAAATAGCGGTCGAGGTGGAGAAACTTGCATCTTTAGGTTATCACCCTGTTTTAATATGTCACCCTTCGGTGAGACCGTATTTGAGAAAGATACTAGAAGGGGTGTTACCTCAGGTTGCGGTTATCTCTTATAATGAGGTTGCTCCAGGGGTGGAGGTTAGATCTATGGGGATGGTGAGCTCCTAA